From the genome of Seriola aureovittata isolate HTS-2021-v1 ecotype China chromosome 18, ASM2101889v1, whole genome shotgun sequence:
atcttttctggCATTTCTGGGTTTGATATCATATGGATTGGATTTACAGTGCTGAAGGGCTTAATTGGTGATTGCCATGCCTTGGATTGTTTCAATTGTGGACATTGGACTTGGACACTCAACACTTTTCTTCccatctctctttttgtctACCTCCTCTATCTACTTCATCATCCCTGTCATCCCTGATTCaatttttctcctcctcctgcttcaacTTTCCCCCCTGCTTCTTTTACCCATAAATCTTTCTTCCactccatccctctctttccaactccttctcttctccttcctctcctctgtctttttctcactcAGGGCCAAAGACATGAAGAATCGGCTGGCTTTCCTGCGGAGGAGGAATGAATCCCCAGGAAGCAACCCAGCCAGCAAGTTAGACAAATCTATGAAGTCAGTCAAGTAAGTGGCCACTTCCTGACAGCatgtgcgtgtgggtgtgtgtgtaagtggcTTTCCGGGTCTCGCCACAACTGGTGATGACCTGGTGTTGGAAGACAGACATGTGGGCAGTAGGAGAGATGGGAGTGTGCTTGTAATGCGTGGTGTTAATAAAATGAATGGGAGCATGTGTTAGTAAGGACGGCATGTcagaaggagggaaagtgaaTTGTTTGggtgttatttgttttaatgatctaaaaaatatatttaccatatgaaatatattaatttaatatatcACACATATGAAATCTCAGCGATTGATGTGATATTAAAGACTGAAATTGTTTCCACGTTTCGAAACCTGTATTTTGGTCATTGCATTGGACTTCACAggaaactgtaaaacatcagcAAAATATATTCTTTATGAACTTTTAATATATTCTTTACTTAGTAATCATTTAGTTGCAAAAATCTCAATCAATGTCATCTGTAGAATTACATGCAAATATAAATATCATAGGTTGTTAAATTATAATTTCTCTTATAACAGTAAAGTTAAAGAGTAATTCAAGAATGTGATTACTGTATGTCTGCTTATTTTTCAAATAGCAGCTTGAACACATGAAGGCTGTTAGACAAACAAGATGTTAAAGAACAAATGTCATTTTAGTCGATTTATCAGGACAGATCTCAATAGAATGTCGAATAACGGCTCAGATGTGGACTACACTGAGCGTAAGACAAGCCCTGGAAGGAGGCGTGCTTCATAGCAGGGAACATAAAGGATGAGAGGCAGCAGGGGGCAGACACAAGCCAGTGGGGGGAGGAGGTCTCTAAACCCAACAACGCATCCCCATTGGATGGCGGAAGCCCCTCCCCTCCCGCCTGCCAACTTGTCTTCAGTGGGAATATAAAAACCTACCCCCACCAGAGTGAAGCAGACAGACTCATGGCTCTCAGTGTTGAAACAATCTGTAGGGCAGAACTGAATGTGAGGGAAAGAGCAGTAGACACAGACTAGAGTGGAGCGAGTCAGCGGAGAGGATTTACCTACGTCCAAGTTTCCACTCATCTACCCAGCATAGACAAAGTTCTGCGGATGGGTCACACAATGAGAAACCTGGCTGAGATGGGCTTGTTAAAGAATCGCTCTGCTTTTATCTGCAGGCCCACCCCGGAGGAAGCACTGAAATGGGGGGACTCGCTTGACAAACTGCTGGGACACAAATGTAAGTTACTTTTaatttcttaaatttttttctctcatattCTCCTTACTTTACGTACATGCAAATCAGCTATCTGTTGTCTTTAACATGTTTGGCATATGGTTTGTACAAGAGAGTGAATAAAGACATACGGTGCATGCTTGAGGTGGTGGGGGAGGCTGGTTAATCACAGGAAATATGCATGTATTGatatgtgaaacacacacacacacacacacacacatacatacacacacacacacacacacacacacacacacacacacacacacactgccgcAGTGAACGGGCAGCTTGCAGCAAGTTTACCTAATCCCAACAGACAGAGTCTATGCGTTACATAGAAAgaagggggaagaaaaaaaaaaacaggcaaccTTCAAGTGCATtgctatttttgttttccacaatTCATCTTCCACAGTTCAGTTTCAAAGCCGATACCAAGCCAGCGCTACATCTGTTCCTCATCTGGCTTTGTTGACCTCTTTATTCTCCCCCCTCTAATTTCCTCCCTTCTACAGTACCTCTTACCTCACTCCTGCTTACCAGAATGAGGTAAGACATAACTGCTTGTATTGGCGCTGCTTATCAGCTAGGGTGATTCATGGGAACGGAAAGGTGCAGACAGGAGTAGTGGGTGGACACGGCTTcctgcctttctttcttctggATGCCTTCTTCCTCAAATCATTAACTGGACCGAAACTTAAAAAGCCCGGAGATCCAGAAttaaccccccccaccaccaccaccaccacacacacacacacacacacacacacacacacacacacacacacacacacacacacacacacacacacacacacacacacacacacacacactgaaacagcaATGTCTTTGTTCATTCACTGCATGTGCATAGGGAGACGCATATATGTCATGCTGAATAATAAGGAAGGATTGGGTCAGCGGTGTGATGTCACTCAAAGGATGACAAAGGGTTGAATATGCACTGCGGTGTCCAGAGGGGTTTTTAATGTCTCACTTTATTCCAACCACATGACTCAAAAAGGCCGTCATGGAGCTATTTTAGGCGCTGAAACTTCAAGGAGCGTTTCAGCTGTGAGGTTGCCATGGCACTCTAGTCAACTCTCCTCTTGtttattctcctcctcctcctcctcctcctctctgctctctctcagaTGGTCTGGCAGCGTTCAGAGCTTTCCTGCGCACAGAGTTCAGCGAGGAGAATCTGGAATTCTGGCTAGCATGTGAGGAATACAAGAAGATCAAGTCACAGTCCAAGATGGCCTCAAAAGCCAAGAAAATCTTTGCAGAATACATCGCTATCCAGTCTTGTAAAGAGGTGAGTGAGAGTGAAAACAACTCACATGGAGActggaaaaaatgacatcaaaacagcctcctgcaaaaaaaaaaaaaagaaagaaaagaaaagaaagaaaagaaaaagaaaaagatgctttttccattttgtgtttcttcaaaataagagcgtAACCTTACACTTGCCtcacttgttttattctttttcctctgcaggtAAATCTGGATTCGTACACCAGAGATCACACTAAGGACAACCTGCAGAATGTGACACGCTCCTGCTTTGACCTAGCGCAGAGGCGGATATACGGGCTGATGGAGAAGGACTCATATCCCCGCTTCCTCCGCTCAGAACTCTACTTGGACTTAATCAACCAAAAAAAGCCCAGCTCCACTTCgacttcatcttcatcataaGAGACCAGAAAAAGCtagaaagaaggagaagagaaagatgatgattgatgatgatgatgatgatgatgatgacttgAAAAACATACAGTGGGTGGGTGGGATGTGAGGTtctttgtttgcctttttttaatttttctttttgtgtctgtcatCCTGTTCACTATAAttttttggtgttgttgttgttgtttttatggtgTGAGAGGACGCGGCAAAGCTATGGCACTGCAAAGGAATGTAGTTTACACAGTTAccaggtggatggatgaatggatggactgATGAATGCATGAATGGATGTTACTAAAAAATACAGAAGCCCACATTGAGggctggagcaggagctggacGCTTGTCTGATCACtgttgcgttttttttttttttctgtcagtctcttgtaaggaaaaaaaaaaagacatttgtttgtgtttttaagtttttgtccAGTTGTACTGGAGAAAAGGAGGGgttgttcaaaaaaaaaaccctgcagacATGAAGACAGTCCGGTactgttttgtcacttttttcctttatttcccTTTTGAAACTCCCACTTTAAAtcccctcctttcctccacCACGTCCTCTGTGAAGCCACTTCAAAAGCTGTTGGTACGACACAACGTCCTTTTTcctcgtgttttttttttttttttttttctttcatcaagCTCCAAACTGTATGAtggacagaagagaaaaagaaaagatgatgtCTGAATGAAAACTAGTGTTGTGGCTCAGTTTCACATGCATCTCTGTTAAACTCTACATCCTCTCAAAGCTTCTATAAACAGCTTCCAACTTATTCAGTTCATCCCAAGACTGTGGAAAGATACTGTGAGCGTTCAACGGGGACAGAGGCGGAGACAGCGACGGGCAAAGAACACAAATGTATAAATAACGGATGGACTGGAGCTGTGAAGAAACACAGACGTGTCATTCTCACATTAAAAGACGAGAAGATCAAGTCACAGTCCAACAGACATTCAAAATCACATTCAAAgccagagatggaaaaaaaaaaataaaaaaacgacgacttccttcctctctccaaAGACTGTTTACAACaaggaatgaaaacacaagaagcaaaagagaaaatgttcgGTGCAGCCAAACGCCATTTCCTTTAACATTGTAGCTCATTCTGGACTAATCGAGGAAGCGTTCTCAGGACATTGCTATGACAGGTTCCAGCTTGGTTTATCttctcagctgtttctgtttttctacaCACGCTCGCTGTTTTTATATGCTTTAGGGTTCCTACCTGCCCTTCCGTAGTTCTACTGAGCAATACACGAGAGGTTGCTCCTTTCATagtctgaggaaaaaaaaaactgcttcatGTTGTACAAAGGTTTTCGCCTATTTATTTAGATTAACTTGCTGGATGCTTCTACAGacaccctcacctcctccaaaGCACTCGGCTAAAAGCTCTCACTTTCCTCTTAACCACCAAACAGGTCCAATGCTGTCCTGAACTTTAAgtgcaatatttttttattctttattttattttattattattttggtttgttcatttatttggataattttgaatttttatgggGAAGACGAAACAGCTTGAGCTCTGTATTAACTTTatttgttaagaaaaaaaaaaccgtAGAGCTATAAGGTTGACTTACAACGTAAACTTTCAAGAAGCATAAGTAGTTTAACGAATTTTAAGCAAGTGATTCTAACTGTGTTAACCCCTGGCAGCAGGCAGCTGGGGACGTTATGGTTGTAAATATAATTCTTTAAGAAAACTATGTgataacacattaaaaacaaacaaaaacaaaaagctgataGGTCTCTGCTGGTGATGAATGTGGGACCCAGCTGTATCTATGTAAATATGAGAGACTCAAAACTATAAGATGACATGTATTGTTAAAACATTAGGTGAGCAAGAGCAGGTACAATCTGCTCTTTTCCCTGGTCATACACTGCTTGTAAGGAGTTTTCTGAAAtgcattttatcattttcactGTTTACAATTCAAAATGCATCTCCTATGATAGCAAGTGAAAACAGTAGAGTACATTTGGTGTCATTGCTAATGATAAATAAACCAACCAACTGAAGAAGTAAGACATGTTGTCTGTGATTTTTCTTatgatgtgtgtttgataaCATTCATGCCGGCGCATGTCGTTCACAAACATGCAAAGGCAGATGTGCATTCAAGTAGCAGACAGTAGAATGAAGTTGctcaaaggaatagtttgatgtTGGAAGGATGTGGGactagtctggctctgtccaaagtttaaaaaaaaaaaaactgcacctTTAAAATTCCTTAAATAACCCGTTAATTAGTCTGTACAAAACCCCaaatgtaaccatgacaatttgtggttttacggGGAGTCACGTGCTACACCAGACCCCAAGGTGATGACAAGACTGCGGGAAGTTTCTGTGCCTCTGCAAGAAATCTGAAACAAGATATATCTTGTTAATATCTCAGCTGAGAGGTGCTAattggtgtgtttttaaagaaatgttttaaccATTTCCTCTTACTTTGGCGAAACTAATTGCTTGCTGCCTCTAAAGCTCCATATTTAGTGTGCAGACATCTCATCTAACTATTGCCAAAGAATGTTAAACTATTCCTCTGAGTCAATTGAATATTGAAATCCATCCACCTGGAGGAAATTCTGGTTTATTAAAATGTGGGTCTTCCTCTCATAGTGTTAACCATCATTCGTATTGGTAATAACAACCTTGGACTCACCAAGTTAATTGCTGAGACAACATGGCGCAAACACGGAAAAGAAGTCAGACGGGGGGGGGGCAAGAAAAAGAAGCGGTCAGCGGTTCATCTTCGGCCAGTCATATAGTTGTGTGTGCATAGTTCTCTCCAGCAAGATAGAGACAAAACTACTACAGACAATCACATCTATGAACTCCAAATCTGatacaaactgaaaaataacaagaacTGTTTGAACGAATTACATGACTTGTTTCCACACTCTGTCAGCTTTGTCCTACATTACACGGAGCGGAGTCGTATTTGGTGTGGTGATGCAGACCATCAAGGCTCGTCCTGAACCCAGCTGTCTGGTTTCCTGATAAGAAGAGCAAGTGATTGCGACACAGGGTCGAGCTTTGGCCGGGTTGTTGGGATGGgatgagaggaaacagtgtctgtgtgtgtgtttgtctgtgtttggggggagggggggttgatCAGTCTGAAGTGGTGTTGGAGACAGTAGTAACAGCGCCTAATCTTCTTTACCAGCTGCCATCTGTTTTGACAGAGGCAGTTTCTTCTTCCAAAGGGAATTGTCATCCACCTCTCTATCGCCTCTCTTGGCCTGTTTCCTCTCCGTCTCACTCCCTGTTGactgtctctttgtcttcaGAACCCACGCTTGTGTTACTCCATGCTCATCTTAAATGCCATACAATGGAGGTTCCGCTCTTGTGCTGGATTCTTTCACCAAATCCTTTTGTTCAAGTTTCCTTCCCCTCTGTGATCTGTGTAAACCATATCACAGAGTCTGTCATTGTTTTCAAATTCAGCTGTCACGTGAGCCCCAAAAACGCGCCGACTCGCATTTCCTGCCTCTTTCTCCACTTTCCTGCTGTTCCAAATATGGCTGTGAATGCTTCCTCCATTGTGACAGTCTCTTATCTTACATTCCTGTCAAGTGCAAATTTGTCACGAGGACATAGCGTGAGAGTGAACTTTCTAAAGATATCCATGTCTTGTCTGATGGACTATAAGGAAATAAGTTTCCAATaccttttttcatttatagCTTTGCCAGTCCAGTAGTCCCTCCCACTataattttgtaaaattaaaataaactgaagggTTGTGTCCATCTTGTTTTCACAGGTCTGGTATAAGAAGATCACTTTATTTAATTAGTGCTTTTGGCTCTTCAAGGAGCTATTtgcaattgctacatagccaacgttagcattaacagaagaagaagaaatgtaagaagaagaaa
Proteins encoded in this window:
- the rgs3a gene encoding regulator of G-protein signaling 3a isoform X9 gives rise to the protein MFHTMVDFSEKYLERAKDMKNRLAFLRRRNESPGSNPASKLDKSMKSVKPTPEEALKWGDSLDKLLGHKYGLAAFRAFLRTEFSEENLEFWLACEEYKKIKSQSKMASKAKKIFAEYIAIQSCKEVNLDSYTRDHTKDNLQNVTRSCFDLAQRRIYGLMEKDSYPRFLRSELYLDLINQKKPSSTSTSSSS
- the rgs3a gene encoding regulator of G-protein signaling 3a isoform X10, with protein sequence MAKDMKNRLAFLRRRNESPGSNPASKLDKSMKSVKPTPEEALKWGDSLDKLLGHKYGLAAFRAFLRTEFSEENLEFWLACEEYKKIKSQSKMASKAKKIFAEYIAIQSCKEVNLDSYTRDHTKDNLQNVTRSCFDLAQRRIYGLMEKDSYPRFLRSELYLDLINQKKPSSTSTSSSS